DNA from Synechococcus sp. CBW1108:
CAGCTCCCAGCTGAACGGCAGCCCGCAGGCCAGGGCTGCCTTGCCGGCAGTAAGGCTGGTGACCAAACTGGCCGGATCAGCCACGGGCGCAAACCGCACCTTCACTGGCCGGCCCACCGCTGTGGAGAGTTCTGCCGCGATCCGATCGGCCACCAACAGCCCATAGCCGACGGATTTTCCCTTGCCATCGGCAAACACCAGGGGGGGTACATCGGCAAAACCGGTCAGTACCAATTCCCCGGTTCGGGCGGCCCGCTGCACGGCCCCCTCGGCAAGGGCAACGGCCGGGCTGGCAGCCAGCAGCCCCAGGGCCGCCAGGGCCAGGCCCAGCTGACGCCGGCAACCCCGCGCCAGCCGGCCAGGAGCAGGGGGTGGGGCGCCTGCGCCGATGGTTTGTTTCGCCACCCAGCCTCGTTCCAAACTGGATCTAGTATGGAAAGGGTAGGTGCCGATTCCCATGGGCCGGCCCCAAACCTCAAACTTCAGCTGTCCCTGTCAAAGCGCATGCTCAGATCCAGCCAGGGGCTGCGGGTTATCGGGGCACTGGTGGAAATCAGGTCGATCCCGCTGGTTGCATAGGCCTGGATCTGGGCGGGTTGCACACCGGAGGCCTCCAGCACCAGCCCGCGCCCCTGGGCCAGGGCCCGCAGCCGGGGCACCAGCTCCACCAGCTGCCCGGGCGTGAATTCATCGAGCAGCACCCCATCGGCACCCGCCCGCACCGCTGCTGCCGCCTCAGCCCCCGTTTCCGCCTCCACGATCACCCGGGCCGGCCAGGGCCCATTGGCCCGCACCGCCGCAATCGCCGCCTCCAAACCACCTGCCACCCCACCTGACCAAGCCAGGTGGTTTTCCTTGAGCATCGCCGCATCGTCGAGCCCAAAGCGGTGATTCACTCCCCCCCCACAGCGCACCGCATATTTCTCCAACACCCGCAGGCCAGGGGTGGTTTTGCGCGTATCCGCCAGCCCCACCCCCGTGCCCTCAAGCTGCCGCACTAGGGCGGCGGTGGCGCTCGCGACACCGGAGAGGCGCATGGCCAGGTTGAGGGCGGTGCGCTCAGCGGCCACCAGGGCTGCGGCCGGGCCCTCCAACTCCAGCAGCCGCTGGCCAATCCCCACGGTCTCCCCATCCACCACCAACGGCCGCACCCGCACGGCGGAATCGAGCATCCGGAACAAAGGCTCCACCAGCACGCCGCCACAGAACACCCCATCGGCCTTGGCGAGCCAGTGGGCCCGGCCGCTGCAGCCGGCCAACGCAGCAGCTGTGAGGTCGCCGCGGCCGATGTCTTCGTTCAGCCAGGCCCGCAGCTGGCCCTGAAGCGCAGGCGTGAACGGCAGGTTCATGGCGACAGGTGACCGGCTTGCCCATCATGCGGGCCAGTGCAGCTGGGTCAGCGCAGCATCCATGCAATTTACCCAGGTGGTGTTCTATGGCCGGCTTGGCAGCCAGGCCCTGGCAATGTTCAACTTCGATCCGGCCCAGTGGCGCGGCGCCCGCATACTGGATTGCCCGGGCGGGCCGGGATCGCTCTCGGCCCTACTGCGGACCGAGGGGCTCGATGTGACGGCCGTGGATCCGCTCTACGCCCTCAGCGAGGCCGAGCTGGAGCAGCGGACCCGGGCCGATCTGGAGAGCGCCATGGCCACGCTGGCCACCAGCTCCGCCATCCGGCCCGATTTCAACCTGGACGCCTGCCGCCAGGAACACCTCGAAGCCCTGGCAGCCTTCCTGGCGGACCGGCGCGCCCATTGCGAGCGCTACCTCGCCGCAAGCCTGCCAAATCTGCCCTTTGCCGATCAGAGCTTCGATCTGGTGCTCAGCGGCCACCTGCTGTTCAGCTACGCCCCCTGCTCGGCCGGGGGGCTGATGGAGGAACCCGGGCTGGATCTGGACTGGCACCGCAGCGCGCTGCATGAGCTGCTGCGGGTGAGCCGCCGGGCGGTGCATCTCTATCCGGCCCACACCATGGAACTCCAGGCACGCCGCCACCCCTACGCCGAGGCGTTGCTGGCGGAGCTGCCCACCAGCTGGCACGGCCGTTTCGCCACCACCAGCTACGACCAAGGCCATGAAGGGCTCACCGATGCCCTCGAACTGGAATGCCAGCTGGGCCCATTGCCAACCTCCAGTGCCAACCTGAGGACATCCGCTGATCCGGAAAACCGGCATGACCCAACCCCGCTGGTGGACGAGCGGTGACCTCGATGGTTTTCTGGGACTCGGGCTCGACAACCTGATCCAGATCCTGCTGATCGTGGCCCTGTGCCGGGGCGTGCTCGGCTACCCCGACAGCCTGATATTCGGCACGATCCTGCCGGCCACGGGCATCAGCCTGGTGGTGGGCAACCTGGCCTACGCCCGCCAGGCCTTTCAACTCGATTTGCAGGAAGGGCGCGACGACCGCACCGCCCTGCCCTACGGCATCAACACGGTGAGCCTGTTCGCCTACGTGTTCCTGGTGATGCTGCCGGTGAAGCTGACGGCCGTGAGCCAGGGCCTGGATCCAGCCGCAGCGGTAACCCTCTCGTGGCGAGCCGGGCTGATCGCCTGCCTGGGGTCGGGGCTGATCGAGTGTTGCGGCGCCTTCATCGGCAACGCCCTGCAGCGCTGGCTGCCTCGCGCAGCCCTGCTCTCCACCCTGGCTGGCATTGCCCTGGGCTACATCGCACTGGGCTTCCTGCTGCGCACCTATGCCCAGCCGGTGGTGGGGCTGGCGGTGCTGGCCGTGATCCTGGTTGGTTACTACGCCCCGGTGCGCTGGCCCGTGCCCGCCGGCCTGGTGGCGGTGCTGTTGGGCATCGCCCTGGCCTGGGCCAATGGCCTGATCGACCTGGATCCGGTGAGCTGGCAGCGCAGCAGTGCCCTGGTCGGCCTGCATCTGCCCCATCTCCAGCTGGCAGATCTCTGGCAGGCCCGGGGCCAGCTTGTGCCCTGGCTGGGGGTAATCGTGCCGATGGGGCTGTTCAACGTGATCGGCTCCCTGCAGAACCTCGAGAGCGCCGAGGCGGCGGGGGATCGCTATCCGGTGCGCAGCTCGATGCTGATCAATGGCATCGGCACCCTGGCCGCAGCCACCCTCGGTTCCTGCTTCCCCACAACCATCTACATCGGCCATCCGGGCTGGAAGGCGATGGGGGCACGCATTGGCTACTCCTGGCTCAACGGCGTGGTGATGGCCGCCGGCTGCCTCCTGGGGCTGTTCGGCGTGATCGGTCAACTGGTGCCGATCGAAGCCGGCATGGCGATCGTGCTTTACATCGGCCTGGTGATCGCCGCCCAGGCCTTCCAGGCCACGCCACCCCGCCATGCGCCGGCAGTGGCCCTGGGGCTGCTGCCGGGGCTGGCCGGCTGGGGAGCCCTGATGCTCAAGGCGGGGCTGCGGGCCGGCGGCAGCGGCACCACCGCCAACCCCTTTGGCCCCCAGCTGCTGGCGCCCCTGGCCCAGGCCGATGTGTGGGCCGCCGGGGCCTTCGCCCTGGAACAGGGCCAGATCATCACGGCGATGCTGATGGCCGGGATGCTCGTGTATGTGATCGAGGCCCGCTTGCTGGCGGCGGCGGCCTGCGCAGCCATCGCGGCGGTGCTGGCCTGGTTTGGCGTGATCCACGCCTGGCAGTTCACCAGCTCCGACACCGTGCTGCAGCTGGGCTGGGGTGTGGGCCGGAGCTGGGCCCTCGGCTACGGGGTGATGGCCCTGGTGTTCCTGGCGGCGCGCTGGGGCCTCCGACCTCAGCGCTGATGCTGCAGCAGGCCAAGGGTGAGGTCGTCGGGGTCAGTCTGCAGATAGATGTAACCAGCGCCCTTGGCCAGCACCACCACCCGATAGTTGTAGTAGATGCCTTTGGAATCCCGCTGGGTCATGCGGCCGAGGCAGTCGCTGCCCAGCTGGAGGCGGCCGCTGTAGGTGACCCGATCCGGGTTGCCGGCGTAGTTCATCACCGCCAGGCCCCGCACCTCGCCAGCCTGCCACCACTCGCGCTGCACCACCGCATTGGCCTGCCAGCGGCCATCAGCCCAGCTCTGGCCCTGCTGCTGGCTGGTCACCAGGCCATCGAGCAGGGCAGGGCTGCAGGAGCCAGGCTCCTGGGAGACGTAGCGCAGCGACAAAACCTCAGTGGGTGCCAGCACCAGCGAGACCCGCGGCCGCCCCAGGCGATCCAGGGCCACCTGCTCAGCCATCGTTCCGGTGGGTCCCTGGCGCTCCACCAGGGCCCAGCAGGCGGCATCGGGCCTGACCCTGCCGGTGTAGCGGTCTTCGCTGAAACGGCGCCCTTCCCTCGAGTAGCGCACCCCCTCGATGCGGCCATCCGGGAACCAGCGCTCCTGCATCAGCAGCGCGGTGGGTTCACCCCGGTGCTGGCCGCTGCCCAGTACCACGAAGGAGCCGGCCGCCGGTGCCGGGCACTGGGCGAGGCCAGCGGGAGCCGGGGGCGCGGCCGCCACGACAGGAGCCCCAACCGGAGCCACCACCAGCAAGGCCCAGGCAGCAAGCAGCAGGCGGAAATTGACCATCGAGCAGCAGTGTTGACTCGGGTCAGTCTGCGGCTACTTGCCGATGCAAAACCGGGAGAAGACCCGATCCAGCACCGCCTCGCCCACCTCCTCGCCTGTGATCTCGCCGAGGGCGCGCACCGCGGCCCGCAGGTCGATCGTCCAGAAATCCCAGGGGAGCTGCTGGACCGCCGCCTCCAGGGCCGCCGCCAGGCTGGCGGCGGCCGCCGCCGCCAGGTCGCGCTGGCGGGCATTGAGGGCCACCTGCAGGCCCTCGAGCGGGCCGGCGCCGCAGCGGCGCAGCAGCTCGGCCACCAGCTCTTTGCGCCCGGCGCCGGTGAGGGCGCTGAAGTGCAAAGCGGCCGGCAACCCTGCCCCGGCCGGCACCAGCCCCACCGGCAGGCCAGCGGCATCGGCCTTGTTGCCCGCCACCAGCAGCACGGCCGCCTCGGGCACCAGCTCCCGCAGGGCCTGATCTTCCGGCGTCCAGCCGGCGGCCAGATCAAACAGCAGCAGCACCACATCGGCCGCGGCCAGGGCCTGGCGGGCCCGCTCAATGCCCAGGGCCTCGACCCGGTCTGTGGTGGGCCGGATGCCGGCGGTGTCGAGCAGGGTGAGCGGCACGCCTTCGAGCACCAGCTCACTTTCCAGCAGGTCGCGGGTGGTGCCTGGCAGGTCGGTCACGATCGCCTTCTGCCGCTGGCTGAGCAGGTTGAGCAGGCTGGATTTGCCCACGTTCGGCCGGCCCACGATCGCCACCCGCAGGCCCTCGCGCAGCAACTCCCCCTGGCGCGCCTCGGCCACCAGCTGCTCCAGCTCGCCGCGCACCGCCGCCAGCTCGGCCGCCACCGCATCGCCATCGAGGGGCGGCAGATCCTCCTCGAAGTCCACCCGGGCCTCCAGCTCCGCCAGCTGATCCAGCAACCGCTCGCGCAGGGCGCCGATGCGCTGATGCAGGCCGCCATCGAGGCCAGCCATCGCCAGCTGGGCCGCCCGGCGGCTGCGAGCCGTGATCATCTCGCTGATCGCTTCGGCGCGGGTGAGGTCGAGCCGGCCGTTTAAAAACGCCTGCTGGCTGAATTCCCCCGGCAACGCCCGCCGCGCCCCTGCCGCCAGCACCAGCTCCAGCACATGCTGCAC
Protein-coding regions in this window:
- a CDS encoding NCS2 family permease codes for the protein MTQPRWWTSGDLDGFLGLGLDNLIQILLIVALCRGVLGYPDSLIFGTILPATGISLVVGNLAYARQAFQLDLQEGRDDRTALPYGINTVSLFAYVFLVMLPVKLTAVSQGLDPAAAVTLSWRAGLIACLGSGLIECCGAFIGNALQRWLPRAALLSTLAGIALGYIALGFLLRTYAQPVVGLAVLAVILVGYYAPVRWPVPAGLVAVLLGIALAWANGLIDLDPVSWQRSSALVGLHLPHLQLADLWQARGQLVPWLGVIVPMGLFNVIGSLQNLESAEAAGDRYPVRSSMLINGIGTLAAATLGSCFPTTIYIGHPGWKAMGARIGYSWLNGVVMAAGCLLGLFGVIGQLVPIEAGMAIVLYIGLVIAAQAFQATPPRHAPAVALGLLPGLAGWGALMLKAGLRAGGSGTTANPFGPQLLAPLAQADVWAAGAFALEQGQIITAMLMAGMLVYVIEARLLAAAACAAIAAVLAWFGVIHAWQFTSSDTVLQLGWGVGRSWALGYGVMALVFLAARWGLRPQR
- the mnmE gene encoding tRNA uridine-5-carboxymethylaminomethyl(34) synthesis GTPase MnmE, with translation MEVSGTIAAVATAVAPGQGSVAIVRISGPEAEAIGRRLFVVPGQQPWESHRVLYGHVVDPASGERVDEALLLLMRAPRSFTREDVVELHCHGGLVAVQHVLELVLAAGARRALPGEFSQQAFLNGRLDLTRAEAISEMITARSRRAAQLAMAGLDGGLHQRIGALRERLLDQLAELEARVDFEEDLPPLDGDAVAAELAAVRGELEQLVAEARQGELLREGLRVAIVGRPNVGKSSLLNLLSQRQKAIVTDLPGTTRDLLESELVLEGVPLTLLDTAGIRPTTDRVEALGIERARQALAAADVVLLLFDLAAGWTPEDQALRELVPEAAVLLVAGNKADAAGLPVGLVPAGAGLPAALHFSALTGAGRKELVAELLRRCGAGPLEGLQVALNARQRDLAAAAAASLAAALEAAVQQLPWDFWTIDLRAAVRALGEITGEEVGEAVLDRVFSRFCIGK
- the nadC gene encoding carboxylating nicotinate-nucleotide diphosphorylase; the protein is MNLPFTPALQGQLRAWLNEDIGRGDLTAAALAGCSGRAHWLAKADGVFCGGVLVEPLFRMLDSAVRVRPLVVDGETVGIGQRLLELEGPAAALVAAERTALNLAMRLSGVASATAALVRQLEGTGVGLADTRKTTPGLRVLEKYAVRCGGGVNHRFGLDDAAMLKENHLAWSGGVAGGLEAAIAAVRANGPWPARVIVEAETGAEAAAAVRAGADGVLLDEFTPGQLVELVPRLRALAQGRGLVLEASGVQPAQIQAYATSGIDLISTSAPITRSPWLDLSMRFDRDS